TGATGTGGTCTGGGAGAGTATCCAGGGGCGGGCCCTGGAACAGTACCGGGGCAACTACGTGGTTATCGCTGGCGGTGAGGTGCAAGGGGTCTATGACACCCTTGAGGAGGTAGTGCAGCGTACATGTGAGCCGTGGACGATAGGACGCAGCTGCATCTTGTTGGTAGGGCTCGGCATGGACAACACCAGCTGTGGTGAGGGAGAGTAGCTCGGGGAAGCATGGAGAGGACAGCGTATAGTAGTGCTGGGCCTGCGTTAGTAGCGTCCGCGAGTCCTATCCCGTGCTACGGCTTCGGCTCTACAGTGTGGCCCTCAGGGAGTACGGGGTTGTAGTGTTCCAGGTTGGCGCTGGCTATGAGGGCCAGTTAATGCTGCCCCGTGGCAACCACTGGTTCCTCATGGTGGGGGAGCTGCCTCGGAGCCCGTGGCGCGCATATGGCAGCCCAGCCAGCATGGCAGCTGTGAAGGTTGCACACGCAGTAGTCGAGGTTGCTGGTAGGCGGCTGGAGACGTATGTAGAATCGCCGCTCCATTGTGGGGGCATGCGCCTGGCTGGCAGGGAGCTGCTCAACATGCTCAAATTGCTCCTCGACGGGCCGGCCGGGAGGACATGCATACAGCTCGGCTAGATGCTGGCCAGCGCATCCACGGGTGGACTGGTGCATCAACTCGTGTACGCCCACGTATACTCTAGCCAGGCGCTAAAAGGTTAGAGGAGGATAGTACACGGCTGTCCCGCTAGGGGAGCTAGCCCGGAGAGACCGGCCACGCATGGCTACGCGGCGAGAGGTATCATCCACGGCCACGGCTAACAGGTACGCATAGCTGCTTATCTCGGCTTGCAGCCGTGGAACCTGTTCGCGGAGCCTGATACGCAGCTCCTGGTGCAGCCTAGCTAGCCCCCCAGGGCCAGCGGGCGATAGCCGCGCCACGCGGGGTAACACTCATTGTGATGGTTTACCTGTCAGCTTCGAGGCAATGGTAGTAACACAGCGGTTAATATGGTGAGTGGGGTGCAAGCTGTAGGATTTATGAAATAGTTTGTGTACAAGCTAAAATTTTGGGTTAGGCTTTTTCTAGGGCCTCCTTGACCAGGCGTGGTATCTCGCTGAGGGAGCGGGCGACCCTGGCTCCCGCCTTCTCCAGCGCCCGGACCTTGTCCTCGTAGCGGCCGGTACCCATCATGATTATTGCTCCGGCGTGGCCCATCCTCTTGCCCGGTGGGGCGGTGCGCCCAGCTATGAAGGCTACTACGGGTTTTGTGAAGCGGCCTTCCTCTATCATTCTCGCCGCTCTCTCCTCCATATCGCCGCCTATCTCGCCGATCAGCACCAGTACCTTGGTCTCGGGGTCCCGCTCGAATAGCTCCATCGCCTCTGTGAAGGACAAGCCGACGATGGGGTCGCCGCCTATGCCGACTACTGTGCTCTGGCCTATGCCGCTCCTAGTCAGCGCGTAGGCTATCTCGTAGGTGAGCGTGCCGCTTCGGGACACGATGCCTACGGGGCCTGGCGTAAAGACCCTGCCCGGCATTATACCTATCTTGGTCTTGCCGGGGGAGATTATGCCTGGGCAGTTGGGGCCTATGATAACCGTGCCCCTCTGCCTGGCGTAGTTTACAAACCTCATGGTCTCGTGGACGGGTATATGCTCGGTAATCACCACCACGAGCTTCAACCCGGCGTCGATGGCCTCGTATACTGCGTCGGGTGCGAAGCGTGCCGGTACAAACACTATGCTGGCATTAGCGTCCGGGTGCTCCTCCAGCGCTTCCTCGACGGTATCGTATACGGGTACCCCGTGAACCTCCATGCCGCCCTTACCGGGGGTTACACCCGCGACTATCTTAGTGCCATACTCTAGCATCAGCTTTGTGTGGAAGCTGCCCTCGCGCCCAGTTATACCCTGCACGATAACCCTAGTGTTCTCATCCGCGAGTATCGCCACGACAACCCACCCCCCAGGTTGTGGTTCACGTACACCTAGAGGGATATGATGCGCTTGACAGCCTCGAATGGGTCGTCAAAAGCTTCTATACCGTGTTCCCTGAGTATTCGGCGGCCCTCCTCCTCGTTGGTGCCCGTTAGCCTTATCACAATGGGCTTCCTCAGTCCTCCAGCCTCCTTGATAGCTTCGACAACGCCCCTAGCAACCTCGTCGCAGCGGGTTATTCCGCCGAAGATGTTTATGAATATCTTTCTTGCCTTGGGGTACTCGAAGAGGAACAACACAGCCCTCTTCACGGCCTCGGCGCTTGCGCCACCGCCTATGTCGAGGAAGTTTGCCGGTCTGCCACCATGCTCGTATACGAGGTCCATGGTTGCCATTGTTAGGCCTGCACCGTTCCCTATGATTCCTATGTCGCCGTCAAGCTCTACAAAGGCTAGGCCCTGCCTCCTAGCCTTTATCTCCCACTCGCTATACTCGCCGGTCTCTTCGATGTCCTTGGCTAGCTCCTGGTGCCTGTAGAGCGCATTATCGTCGACAATTATCCTTGCGTCGAGAGGGATCACCTTGTCGCCGACGAGGCCCAGCGGGTTAGACTCCACGAGTTCCGCGTCATAATCCACGAATACCTGGTACATTGCCTGCAGGAAGGCTGCAAAGCTCGTCAGTGCCCTGCCACTGAGGCCTATAGCCTTGCCCAGCTTTCTAGCGTGGTAGCCCCGCAGGCCTAGCACGGGGTCAACGTGCATTCTTATGATGCTCTCCGGTTTCTCCCGCGCAATCTCCTCAATATCCATGCCGCCGTACCTGGATACCAGGACTACAGGCCTCCTCTTGCTACGATCAAGCGTGATAGCAGTGTAGAGCTCCGCCTCATGCTCAACAGCCTTCTCAACCAGTATGTAGCGTGGCTTAAGCCCCTTGATAGGGGTCTCAAACAGCTCCCCAACCAGCCTAACAGCCTCATCGATGGAATTGGCCCTCCTTATGCCGCCAGCCTTGCCGCGGCCAGCTACGAGAACCTGGCTCTTAACCATGAGAGGCGGCTCCAGCCCCGCCTCGAGGATCTTCTCCCGGGCATCCTCGCCCCGGGCAATAACGACGCCTGGCGGTACATCGGCACCATACTTCCTCAAAATCTCCTTTGCCTCGAACTCGAATAGCTTCAAGGCCCAGCCAACACCCCACACTACCCAAGAGAAGGCTATGGTCGCTTTTGGATCCTCAGCACCGTTATGTCCTAGTCCAGGTTCGCTGGTATTTATGGAGATTTATGGTTTAGGAGTAGCGTGGAGCAGGCAGTATCGCCGGGCGGGATAGGAGCTAGCTATCTAGAGCCCACAGCAAGTCCGGGCGCTCAAACAGGTAACACCGACGGGGGGACAGGGCGCAACGAGTAGAACCCGCTCCACACCAGCCAAGCCGGCATATCGGCGTGATGGCGGGCGATGGCTCGGCATGCAAACGGCCCGGCTGGTAGGTCGGTGGCGTAATCCCAGGCCGTGCCCACGAGGCGGAGGGTTACGTGGCGGCTCGGTGAAGTTAACTGCCGGTTAACTTTCCGCCCAGTAGAGTTAACCCCCTCCACGGACAAGCCGACCCGCAGCCCAGCCAACCCCATCGCGATGGCAGCCGCAGCCCTGCAGGCAGCATATACAGTGCCCTCGCACCTATGCATGCAGACAGGCTTTACCGGCACGGGTACGCGAATAGCTAGGCTGCGCCGCCCAGAGCCCCAGCCCCACAGATCCTGCCCCTCTGCCCTTGTGGGGGCGGCCGGGAGTTCAAGATGATTCGTTGTGGTTAGAAGCTAGTAGCTAACAGGGACCCGGTAGACATCACACCATGCAATGTAGCGTTGACGGGTTCTAGCTGCCTTGCTCTATCCTTAACGGTATAAACCATATGCGGTCTATTCCCTGTATCTTCCGTAGAGCCTTCACTAGGGCTTGTATCTCGTTCCATGTAGACTCGACTACAGCTATGTTAAGGCACCAGCTCCCCTCAAGTAGCTGGTGATAGAATGATTTAATGATTGTTTGAAAGGAGTGTATAGTGTTTATCACTTTCTGGTCTACCGATGGTTTAATCTCGTGGTTTGTTAGTATCACTACTATGGCGTAGATTTTCCCGGTAAATGTTTCCTGGGGGAATCTCTGGGATAGGTACTCCCTCAGCGCCTCCCTTATAAGCTCGGACCTACTGGTATAACCGTACTTCTCAATGTACTCATCTACCTTATCCAGTAGGTTATTCGGCAACGAGATACTTATTACAGCCATTATCCAGCCTCGCCTCTGCGCCTAGGTCATATAGTAGCATTGATGTTGCGGGTTAATAACCCTTATATAATAGCTCTAGCTCGCCTTAATAAGAGGACTTATTATATAAGCCTGGCTGTC
This DNA window, taken from Hyperthermus butylicus DSM 5456, encodes the following:
- the sucD gene encoding succinate--CoA ligase subunit alpha, yielding MAILADENTRVIVQGITGREGSFHTKLMLEYGTKIVAGVTPGKGGMEVHGVPVYDTVEEALEEHPDANASIVFVPARFAPDAVYEAIDAGLKLVVVITEHIPVHETMRFVNYARQRGTVIIGPNCPGIISPGKTKIGIMPGRVFTPGPVGIVSRSGTLTYEIAYALTRSGIGQSTVVGIGGDPIVGLSFTEAMELFERDPETKVLVLIGEIGGDMEERAARMIEEGRFTKPVVAFIAGRTAPPGKRMGHAGAIIMMGTGRYEDKVRALEKAGARVARSLSEIPRLVKEALEKA
- the sucC gene encoding ADP-forming succinate--CoA ligase subunit beta; the protein is MKLFEFEAKEILRKYGADVPPGVVIARGEDAREKILEAGLEPPLMVKSQVLVAGRGKAGGIRRANSIDEAVRLVGELFETPIKGLKPRYILVEKAVEHEAELYTAITLDRSKRRPVVLVSRYGGMDIEEIAREKPESIIRMHVDPVLGLRGYHARKLGKAIGLSGRALTSFAAFLQAMYQVFVDYDAELVESNPLGLVGDKVIPLDARIIVDDNALYRHQELAKDIEETGEYSEWEIKARRQGLAFVELDGDIGIIGNGAGLTMATMDLVYEHGGRPANFLDIGGGASAEAVKRAVLFLFEYPKARKIFINIFGGITRCDEVARGVVEAIKEAGGLRKPIVIRLTGTNEEEGRRILREHGIEAFDDPFEAVKRIISL
- a CDS encoding CopG family ribbon-helix-helix protein codes for the protein MAVISISLPNNLLDKVDEYIEKYGYTSRSELIREALREYLSQRFPQETFTGKIYAIVVILTNHEIKPSVDQKVINTIHSFQTIIKSFYHQLLEGSWCLNIAVVESTWNEIQALVKALRKIQGIDRIWFIPLRIEQGS